From Verrucomicrobiales bacterium, one genomic window encodes:
- a CDS encoding DUF2339 domain-containing protein, with amino-acid sequence MEGLIILLLVGIVVGVFVLPIVAIVKSSSTQSQLRRLQEQHDELLVQLHQLRRSLDSARDSSSPASTPAPSAQPAARPESSVPASPPPTAAPTPPAPGPRPHTDPIVPPAGRPSIPATARPEADVSAPPPVPPPLPKPPEPRPIPTPAGSPLIRPAIPSAPAFNWERFVGTKLIAWLGGLVLFLAAAYFIKYSFDHAWIPREVQAALGFLLGIGLVIGGFVLKKKAFATSAQTFCATGVLILYAVTFGCRAYYDFPLFTAPVTFALMALITGSGFLLAVRMEARVVAILGMLGGFLTPVILSTGRDQALGLFLYIGLLDVGLIAVALVTRWSFLLPMAATGTLLMELGWSSKFLAPEKILPAVLSQIGFNLLFLAGVELAHRRARLDSKWAGSAAALAIASIFYAIGMVFQPGLGTPLAWCGSVALVGDLGLILLVLRKPGWARLQQVGAVLVHAFLGLWMLEHLTSQTLFWALGAILVVAVLHALSPLWVARIRPETGSAGWTHCLPPIALVMMLVPVFKLTEVSIFIWPLIFLIDLLAIGLALLTRSLVSVLAVLLITGLVGASWIFRLPSTGSDLSLLLVIVGAMAVLFLFAGMFVIRRILSSAGSAPGDLQRAFGGFTFTQDNSNQALMAQLPALSAMMPFLLLVLIVVHLRLPNPSPVFALAMALSILLLSIARAFQKGGLALVALGSVVLLQLAWHGRAFDPAVNAPIALAWNGAFSVLIFAFPFLSRDRFLAGSSAWAASALSFPLHFYGIYRTIQTAWPNPYPGILPAALALPVIGALVLSAKIFTPQNPQRNAVLAWYGGVALFFVTLIFPIQFDRQWITVSWALEGAALCWLFRRVPHPGLRWTGAGLLVVSFIRLALNPAVLSYHPRSETALLNWYLYSFGLVTAALFVAGRLLAPPRDRAGQLSFPALFDSLGTILLFLLVNVEIADYFTTPGNAVLTFQFGGNFARDMSYTIAWGLFALGLVSAGMWWGLKAARYAGLALIGVTLLKLFFHDLNRLGPLYRIGALAGVAVVAILASVLYQKFVASEDKKTSAPQPPNP; translated from the coding sequence ATGGAAGGACTGATCATTTTGTTGTTGGTGGGCATCGTGGTGGGCGTGTTCGTCCTGCCCATCGTGGCCATTGTCAAGAGTAGCTCGACGCAGTCACAACTGCGTCGCTTGCAGGAACAGCACGATGAGCTTCTGGTGCAGCTGCATCAGTTGCGGCGATCGTTGGACTCCGCACGCGACTCGAGTTCACCTGCTTCCACTCCCGCACCAAGCGCCCAGCCGGCAGCTCGCCCGGAATCATCCGTCCCAGCTAGCCCACCGCCTACCGCTGCCCCAACCCCGCCCGCACCCGGCCCAAGGCCGCACACCGACCCGATCGTTCCGCCGGCAGGCAGACCTTCAATCCCTGCGACGGCGCGACCCGAGGCCGATGTGTCGGCGCCCCCCCCAGTTCCGCCCCCGCTCCCGAAGCCTCCGGAGCCAAGGCCCATTCCGACTCCGGCTGGATCCCCGCTGATTCGCCCCGCGATCCCCAGCGCTCCCGCGTTTAACTGGGAGCGCTTCGTGGGAACCAAACTCATTGCCTGGCTGGGCGGCCTCGTCTTATTCCTGGCGGCAGCCTATTTCATTAAGTACTCCTTCGACCACGCCTGGATTCCGCGCGAGGTCCAAGCGGCTCTGGGCTTCTTGCTCGGCATCGGCCTGGTCATCGGGGGCTTCGTGCTCAAGAAGAAGGCCTTCGCGACATCCGCCCAGACCTTCTGCGCCACGGGAGTTCTCATCCTCTATGCAGTCACCTTCGGTTGCCGGGCCTACTATGATTTTCCCCTCTTCACCGCCCCGGTCACGTTCGCCCTCATGGCGCTGATCACGGGATCCGGGTTTCTGCTGGCCGTGCGCATGGAGGCGCGGGTGGTAGCGATTCTCGGCATGCTGGGGGGATTTCTAACGCCGGTGATTCTGAGCACCGGGCGCGACCAGGCGTTGGGACTGTTCCTCTACATCGGGCTGCTCGATGTCGGGCTGATCGCCGTGGCGCTGGTAACCCGCTGGTCCTTCCTGCTTCCCATGGCGGCGACGGGCACCCTGCTGATGGAATTGGGTTGGTCCTCAAAATTTCTGGCTCCCGAAAAAATCCTGCCGGCCGTGCTCTCGCAGATCGGGTTCAACCTGCTCTTCCTGGCTGGGGTTGAGTTGGCGCACCGCCGCGCCCGATTGGATTCCAAGTGGGCTGGATCGGCGGCAGCCCTGGCCATAGCTTCCATCTTCTATGCCATCGGCATGGTCTTTCAGCCCGGCTTGGGAACCCCGCTGGCTTGGTGCGGCAGTGTCGCACTGGTTGGAGATCTGGGACTGATCCTGCTCGTGCTGCGAAAACCGGGCTGGGCCAGGCTCCAGCAAGTGGGCGCAGTGCTCGTGCATGCCTTCCTCGGGCTCTGGATGCTCGAGCACCTGACCTCGCAGACGCTGTTCTGGGCGCTGGGCGCGATTCTGGTGGTGGCCGTGCTCCACGCACTCTCTCCGCTCTGGGTGGCTCGGATACGCCCCGAAACCGGCTCGGCTGGCTGGACGCACTGCCTTCCCCCGATAGCGCTGGTGATGATGCTGGTTCCGGTTTTCAAACTCACGGAGGTCTCGATCTTCATTTGGCCGCTGATTTTCCTGATCGACTTGCTGGCCATCGGCCTGGCCCTGTTGACGCGCTCATTGGTCTCCGTGCTGGCCGTGCTGCTGATCACTGGTTTGGTGGGAGCCTCCTGGATCTTTCGCCTGCCCAGCACCGGCAGCGATCTGTCACTTCTGCTGGTCATTGTTGGAGCCATGGCCGTGCTCTTTCTCTTCGCCGGAATGTTTGTCATCCGGCGGATTCTGAGCTCGGCGGGCTCAGCCCCGGGCGATTTGCAGCGGGCATTTGGCGGCTTCACGTTCACCCAGGATAACTCCAACCAAGCTCTCATGGCGCAGCTGCCGGCCCTGTCCGCCATGATGCCATTCCTGCTCCTGGTTCTGATTGTGGTGCACCTGCGCCTGCCGAATCCTTCGCCCGTGTTCGCTTTGGCCATGGCGCTCAGCATCCTGCTCCTGAGCATTGCTCGCGCCTTCCAGAAAGGCGGGCTCGCCCTGGTGGCCCTGGGCTCGGTGGTGCTGCTTCAACTGGCATGGCATGGCCGGGCATTCGACCCGGCCGTCAACGCCCCCATCGCGTTGGCGTGGAACGGTGCCTTTAGCGTCTTGATCTTTGCATTCCCGTTCCTGAGTCGGGACCGCTTTCTCGCGGGCAGTTCGGCGTGGGCGGCCTCCGCCCTCTCCTTTCCCCTGCACTTTTACGGGATCTACCGGACGATTCAAACGGCCTGGCCGAACCCGTACCCGGGAATCCTGCCTGCAGCTCTGGCTCTGCCGGTAATCGGAGCCCTGGTCCTCAGCGCCAAAATCTTCACGCCGCAGAACCCGCAACGGAACGCGGTGCTCGCCTGGTACGGCGGGGTGGCGCTCTTCTTTGTCACGCTGATCTTCCCGATTCAGTTTGACCGCCAGTGGATCACCGTCAGCTGGGCGCTCGAAGGCGCGGCGTTGTGCTGGCTGTTCCGCCGGGTTCCGCATCCGGGACTTCGTTGGACCGGGGCCGGGTTGCTCGTCGTCTCGTTCATTCGGCTGGCGCTCAATCCAGCAGTTCTGAGCTATCACCCCCGCAGCGAAACCGCACTGCTCAACTGGTATCTCTACTCATTTGGCCTCGTCACGGCGGCCTTGTTTGTCGCCGGCCGGCTTTTGGCTCCCCCACGCGACCGGGCCGGCCAGCTTAGCTTTCCGGCGCTCTTTGACTCACTGGGAACGATCCTTCTCTTCCTGCTCGTGAACGTGGAGATAGCCGACTATTTCACGACGCCTGGAAACGCGGTGCTCACCTTTCAGTTCGGAGGCAATTTTGCGCGGGACATGTCCTACACGATTGCTTGGGGCCTGTTCGCCCTTGGCCTGGTCTCCGCCGGCATGTGGTGGGGCCTCAAAGCGGCTCGTTACGCAGGCCTGGCCTTGATCGGTGTGACGCTGCTGAAGCTGTTCTTCCATGACCTGAACCGACTCGGACCTTTGTACCGTATCGGCGCCTTGGCAGGGGTCGCTGTGGTGGCGATACTCGCTTCGGTGCTCTATCAAAAATTCGTCGCCAGCGAAGACAAAAAGACCAGCGCCCCCCAGCCTCCCAACCCATGA
- a CDS encoding sigma-70 family RNA polymerase sigma factor — translation MSQLVSASKPDNATGQEGVPVSDSGASPTRPSLLIQLRDDKNAEAWQTFVDIYTPLIYGHALRRGLQPADAADVAQNVMRSVVQALRTFHYDRARGSFRGWLLTVTRSKLNNFFAKQGRQAVPLGHTELASVVDREAGSSQESETWDREYQLRLLEWACEQVKGQFSETTWSAFQLSALEQIPVEEVAARLGVSTGAVYVARCRVAAQLRKRIQAADEEDIL, via the coding sequence ATGTCACAATTGGTGTCAGCCTCGAAACCCGACAATGCAACTGGGCAAGAAGGGGTGCCAGTCTCGGATTCTGGCGCATCCCCGACGCGTCCATCTTTGCTCATCCAGCTTCGCGATGATAAGAACGCCGAGGCCTGGCAGACATTCGTAGACATCTACACGCCACTGATCTACGGGCATGCCCTGCGCCGAGGGCTTCAACCGGCCGATGCGGCTGATGTCGCACAAAATGTCATGAGGAGCGTCGTTCAGGCCCTACGCACCTTCCACTATGATCGGGCGCGCGGTTCTTTTCGGGGCTGGCTGCTTACGGTAACCCGGAGCAAGCTCAACAATTTTTTTGCCAAGCAAGGCCGCCAAGCCGTGCCCCTTGGTCACACGGAACTGGCTTCGGTGGTGGATCGGGAGGCTGGCAGCTCACAGGAATCTGAGACCTGGGACCGGGAATATCAGCTGCGCCTGCTGGAATGGGCCTGTGAACAGGTGAAAGGACAGTTTTCGGAAACGACCTGGAGCGCCTTCCAGCTGAGTGCCTTAGAACAGATTCCGGTGGAGGAGGTTGCTGCGCGGCTGGGTGTGAGCACCGGTGCGGTCTATGTGGCCCGCTGTCGGGTGGCGGCCCAGCTGCGAAAACGGATTCAAGCGGCCGACGAGGAGGATATTCTCTGA